In one window of Vibrio sp. JC009 DNA:
- a CDS encoding YheU family protein, whose amino-acid sequence MIIPWEQINPETLENLIKEFILREGTDYGEVEVSLEDKADQVRELIKSGEAVILYSELHETVDIKLRREL is encoded by the coding sequence ATGATTATCCCTTGGGAACAGATAAACCCGGAGACACTGGAAAATCTGATTAAAGAATTTATTCTCCGTGAAGGAACCGATTACGGTGAAGTGGAAGTGTCACTGGAAGATAAAGCCGATCAGGTCAGAGAGCTGATAAAATCCGGAGAGGCCGTCATTCTCTATTCAGAACTGCACGAGACCGTAGATATAAAGTTAAGACGCGAGTTATAA
- a CDS encoding hydrolase: protein MTDFSPARGLKNPHLQTIIPRFIRRKPLFEPVWQTLETADGDFLDLAWSEDWQQESAKQKPVFVLFHGLEGSFYSPYANGLMKAFADQGWLSVMMHFRGCSGRPNRLARAYHSGETKDARQFLEHVNTLFPEQKKVAVGISLGGNMLVNYLANHHELPLLEAATIVSAPLDLAACSEKIEKGFSKVYCSYLLSSLKANAIKKHEKLDKALGINQKTIRSLKTLYGFDDLITAPLHGFQGATDYYNRCSGIRVLNQVSIPLQVIHAQDDPFMTEAVIPKFKLNDNIDYRLLKSGGHVGFLSGSFRKPEFWLEQALPAYYQHIKQ, encoded by the coding sequence ATGACAGATTTTTCGCCGGCCAGAGGGCTGAAGAACCCTCACCTGCAAACCATTATTCCCCGTTTTATCCGCAGAAAGCCGTTGTTTGAACCGGTATGGCAGACGCTTGAAACCGCAGACGGCGACTTTCTGGATCTGGCCTGGAGTGAAGACTGGCAGCAAGAAAGCGCAAAGCAAAAACCTGTCTTTGTGCTGTTCCATGGCTTAGAGGGAAGCTTCTACAGCCCTTATGCCAATGGTTTGATGAAAGCTTTTGCTGATCAGGGCTGGCTTTCAGTCATGATGCACTTTCGCGGATGCAGCGGCAGACCAAACCGGTTGGCTCGCGCATACCACTCTGGTGAAACTAAAGATGCACGCCAGTTTCTGGAACATGTAAACACACTGTTCCCGGAGCAGAAGAAAGTGGCTGTGGGCATCTCTCTTGGCGGAAATATGCTGGTTAACTATCTGGCCAACCATCACGAACTGCCACTGCTGGAAGCGGCGACCATAGTTTCTGCACCTTTAGATCTGGCCGCCTGTTCAGAAAAAATCGAGAAAGGTTTTTCAAAGGTTTATTGCAGCTACCTGCTAAGTTCACTAAAAGCCAATGCCATTAAAAAGCATGAAAAGCTCGATAAGGCACTTGGGATAAATCAGAAAACCATCCGCAGCCTGAAAACCCTGTATGGATTTGACGATCTGATAACCGCGCCTCTGCACGGTTTTCAGGGAGCCACGGATTACTATAACCGCTGCTCAGGTATACGGGTTCTGAATCAGGTATCCATTCCGTTGCAGGTTATCCATGCCCAGGATGATCCCTTTATGACGGAGGCTGTGATCCCTAAGTTTAAGCTTAACGACAATATCGACTACCGTTTGCTAAAGTCCGGCGGGCATGTGGGCTTTCTGTCCGGCAGCTTCAGAAAGCCGGAATTCTGGCTGGAGCAGGCGCTTCCTGCCTACTATCAACATATTAAGCAGTAA
- a CDS encoding PLP-dependent aminotransferase family protein has product MTIEKFALNDLDSSPKYKQIADLIEEKIASGELTSNDKLPTHRSLADQLNVTVGTVTRAYAEAERRGLVEARVGAGTFVVDSKRTYWVFDKTEERQPDECNFGFNIPPLIDRSDLLREAMEKVSHSPQALNQFMIYQKPEGIESHRVIMANWLQSKGIHLEAERLLFSSGGQHGVQMVLDAFTRAGDTIFVEKLTYPGLISLAKQKQLSLKGIEMDDEGITPEALDAACRQFQARFIYLTPTLQNPTTATMSLERRHAVLEICKKHDLYVIEDDVNGPLLEGAPPPLVNLEPEHVFHVGAVSKWLAPGLRVGYVQPPQKLYQRLSIALQNHSWMISPLLTAITCELMESGKAEQTLSAIRKEMEARLEKTLTMLGDCNPGYKEHCFHLWLPLPEQWRLTDFIEQAGRINVTVKSAELFTPPAGNVIPAVRLALSSPLNQTELETGLRKLKELLETDPISDFTL; this is encoded by the coding sequence ATGACAATTGAAAAATTTGCACTAAATGATTTAGACAGTTCACCTAAATACAAACAGATCGCCGATCTGATCGAAGAAAAGATCGCATCAGGAGAACTAACGTCGAACGATAAGCTGCCGACTCACCGCTCTCTGGCAGATCAGCTAAATGTGACCGTCGGAACGGTAACAAGAGCCTATGCCGAAGCTGAGCGACGCGGACTGGTAGAAGCCAGAGTCGGAGCCGGAACCTTTGTTGTTGACAGCAAAAGGACATACTGGGTCTTCGATAAAACGGAAGAAAGACAGCCGGATGAATGCAACTTTGGTTTTAACATCCCCCCTTTGATCGACCGCAGCGATCTATTGCGTGAAGCGATGGAAAAGGTCTCTCACTCACCTCAGGCACTAAACCAGTTTATGATTTATCAGAAACCTGAAGGGATAGAGTCTCACCGGGTAATAATGGCAAACTGGCTGCAAAGCAAAGGAATCCATCTGGAAGCAGAACGCCTTCTGTTCAGTTCCGGAGGGCAGCACGGCGTGCAGATGGTGCTGGATGCCTTTACCCGCGCAGGTGATACTATTTTTGTGGAAAAGCTGACTTATCCGGGATTGATAAGTCTGGCAAAACAGAAACAACTGAGTCTGAAAGGCATCGAAATGGATGACGAAGGTATTACTCCAGAAGCGCTGGATGCTGCCTGCCGTCAGTTTCAGGCCCGGTTTATCTATCTGACGCCTACACTGCAGAATCCAACTACCGCTACTATGTCCCTTGAAAGGCGTCATGCCGTTCTGGAGATATGCAAAAAACACGATCTTTACGTGATTGAAGATGATGTGAACGGCCCGCTTCTGGAAGGTGCGCCGCCACCGCTGGTGAATCTGGAACCTGAGCATGTTTTTCATGTGGGAGCCGTCTCTAAGTGGCTGGCTCCGGGCCTGAGAGTTGGTTATGTTCAGCCACCACAAAAGCTTTATCAGCGTCTGAGTATCGCTTTACAGAATCATAGCTGGATGATCAGCCCGTTGCTGACTGCCATTACCTGCGAACTGATGGAAAGCGGAAAGGCAGAGCAGACGCTCTCTGCAATACGTAAAGAGATGGAAGCCCGGCTGGAGAAAACCCTTACCATGCTCGGTGATTGCAATCCGGGCTATAAAGAACACTGCTTCCATCTCTGGCTGCCACTGCCGGAACAGTGGCGGCTAACTGACTTTATTGAGCAGGCAGGAAGGATAAATGTCACGGTAAAATCGGCTGAGCTCTTCACCCCGCCAGCAGGAAACGTCATTCCGGCAGTGAGGCTTGCATTAAGCTCTCCTTTAAATCAGACTGAGCTGGAAACAGGACTTCGTAAGCTAAAAGAACTACTAGAAACCGATCCAATAAGCGACTTTACGTTATGA
- a CDS encoding LysE family translocator translates to MEWQFFLSVIMFAIVMTGTPGPNNVMLTASGANFGYRKSIPHFLGVGIGLMSMILLLAAGMGVMFQTYPVLQEGMKWLGSAYILYLGWKIATTRPKTDSDQAERKPMTLIQAALFQYLNPKAWMMMVTAIGSFSLQGSDYWLSVLYIALIFWVTQLHTSSIWVGFGTLIGRLLSDAVAWKRFNFSMGALTAACVVFMW, encoded by the coding sequence ATGGAGTGGCAATTTTTCTTATCAGTAATCATGTTTGCAATCGTTATGACCGGAACGCCGGGGCCCAATAACGTGATGCTGACGGCATCGGGAGCCAACTTTGGCTACAGAAAAAGTATTCCTCATTTCCTCGGTGTGGGTATCGGCCTGATGAGCATGATACTGCTGCTTGCTGCCGGTATGGGTGTGATGTTTCAGACTTATCCTGTTCTTCAGGAGGGTATGAAATGGCTGGGAAGTGCATACATTCTTTATCTTGGCTGGAAGATCGCCACAACCCGGCCAAAAACAGATTCAGATCAGGCTGAAAGAAAGCCGATGACCCTGATTCAGGCGGCGCTGTTTCAGTATCTGAACCCGAAAGCCTGGATGATGATGGTCACCGCCATAGGTTCATTTTCCTTGCAGGGGAGTGATTACTGGTTATCTGTACTTTATATTGCGCTGATATTCTGGGTTACCCAACTGCATACATCATCAATCTGGGTGGGCTTTGGTACTCTGATAGGCCGGCTTTTATCTGACGCCGTGGCATGGAAGCGTTTCAACTTCAGTATGGGGGCACTAACCGCAGCGTGTGTGGTCTTTATGTGGTAG
- a CDS encoding TIGR02444 family protein: MVQNASPQLLTIERLWQFSLQYYSVREVKEACLTLQNRFHGNVNLLMLFKWLDEQHLTFQEQEWHKIESCLARSETLLNYYREIRKQYKEHLPDTLYRKSLEFELLLEKQQQADLVECINSLTLSENNRTPLTTVYCQHLGAAHLAGYFSEAELPHKDHTRCG, translated from the coding sequence ATGGTTCAAAACGCTTCTCCTCAATTACTCACAATAGAACGCCTGTGGCAATTCAGCCTGCAGTACTACAGCGTGAGAGAAGTAAAAGAAGCCTGCCTTACCCTGCAAAACCGCTTTCACGGCAACGTTAACCTGCTTATGTTGTTTAAATGGCTGGATGAGCAGCACCTGACTTTTCAGGAACAAGAGTGGCACAAGATTGAGTCATGCCTGGCTCGCAGCGAAACCCTGTTGAATTATTACCGGGAAATACGAAAGCAGTACAAAGAGCACCTTCCCGATACGCTTTACCGTAAATCTCTTGAATTCGAGCTGCTGCTGGAAAAACAGCAGCAGGCCGATCTGGTGGAATGCATTAACTCGCTCACACTATCCGAAAACAATCGCACGCCATTAACCACAGTCTATTGCCAGCACCTTGGAGCCGCGCATCTCGCAGGATATTTTTCTGAGGCAGAGCTACCACATAAAGACCACACACGCTGCGGTTAG
- a CDS encoding ABC transporter ATP-binding protein: protein MITFSDIQLLRGGKPLLDQASATIHPGDKVGLVGKNGCGKSTLFALLKDELSVDAGTFQQPSHWELAWVAQETPALERPALDYVIDGDREFRQLEADLAKAEHEDNGTLVAEIHGKIETIGGYSIRARAAELLDGLGFSQEQMSWNLTQFSGGWRMRLNLAQALLCRSDLLLLDEPTNHLDLDAVMWLERWLQSYPGTLILISHDRDFLDPIVGRIIHIENQLLNEYTGNYSSFEDQRAQKLVLQQAMFQKQQKQMAHMQSYIDRFRYKASKARQAQSRIKALEKMEKVLPAQFDNPFSFEFREPSALPNPILMMDEVSAGYDDNLILEKIRLNLVPGSRIGLLGRNGAGKSTLIKLLSSELKPQDGDLTYSQGVKIGYFAQHQLETLHPEETPLQHMMQIAPNKTEQELRNYLGSFGFHGDKALEKVAPFSGGEKARLVLALIVWQKPNLLLLDEPTNHLDLDMRQALTLALQTFEGAMVIVSHDRYLLRATTDDLYLVHDRQVAPFDGDLNDYYKWLTDQSKAEKQEAQADSPAKDSSNSAAARKEQKRREAEFRKQTAPLRKKLDKLEKSLDALNVTLAEIEQQLADTSLYQSENKAKLNQVLATQASSKSELEEVEMEWMEIQESLEQMESEFTDNS from the coding sequence ATGATTACTTTTTCAGACATTCAGTTACTTCGCGGCGGCAAGCCACTTCTGGACCAGGCTTCTGCAACCATTCACCCGGGCGATAAAGTCGGCCTTGTGGGCAAAAACGGCTGCGGTAAATCGACACTGTTTGCACTGCTGAAGGATGAACTCTCTGTCGATGCAGGTACTTTTCAGCAACCATCACACTGGGAGCTGGCATGGGTTGCACAGGAAACGCCTGCTCTGGAACGTCCGGCTCTGGATTATGTGATTGACGGAGACCGCGAATTCCGTCAGCTTGAGGCAGATCTTGCCAAAGCAGAGCATGAAGATAACGGTACTCTTGTCGCTGAAATCCACGGCAAAATTGAAACCATTGGCGGCTACAGCATTCGTGCCCGCGCGGCAGAACTGCTGGATGGTCTTGGCTTTTCTCAGGAGCAGATGAGCTGGAACCTGACCCAGTTCTCCGGTGGCTGGCGTATGCGTCTTAACCTGGCTCAGGCTCTGCTTTGCCGCTCAGATCTTCTGCTGCTCGATGAACCGACCAACCACCTGGATCTGGATGCGGTAATGTGGCTGGAACGCTGGCTGCAATCTTATCCGGGGACCCTGATTCTGATCTCGCACGACCGTGATTTTCTCGACCCTATTGTCGGCCGGATTATCCATATCGAAAACCAACTGCTGAACGAATACACGGGTAATTACTCTTCTTTCGAAGATCAGCGCGCGCAGAAGCTTGTCCTTCAGCAGGCGATGTTCCAGAAACAGCAAAAACAGATGGCTCATATGCAGAGCTATATCGACCGTTTCCGCTACAAAGCATCCAAAGCCCGTCAGGCTCAGAGCCGTATTAAGGCACTGGAAAAAATGGAAAAGGTACTGCCGGCTCAGTTTGATAACCCGTTCAGTTTTGAGTTCCGCGAGCCTTCTGCATTGCCAAATCCGATTCTGATGATGGATGAGGTTTCAGCAGGGTACGATGATAATCTGATTCTGGAGAAAATCAGACTGAATCTGGTACCGGGCAGCCGCATTGGTCTGCTTGGCCGAAATGGTGCGGGTAAATCTACCCTGATTAAACTTCTGTCCAGTGAGTTAAAACCTCAGGACGGAGACCTGACTTATTCGCAGGGCGTTAAAATAGGTTACTTCGCCCAGCACCAGCTTGAAACACTGCACCCGGAAGAAACACCGCTTCAGCATATGATGCAGATAGCGCCAAATAAAACCGAGCAGGAGCTGAGAAACTATCTGGGCAGCTTTGGTTTCCACGGCGATAAGGCGCTGGAAAAAGTGGCACCTTTCTCAGGTGGAGAGAAAGCACGTTTGGTGCTGGCACTGATTGTATGGCAAAAGCCGAATCTGCTGCTGCTCGATGAACCGACCAACCACCTGGATCTGGATATGCGTCAGGCTCTGACTCTGGCACTTCAGACCTTTGAGGGTGCAATGGTTATCGTCAGTCACGACAGATACCTGTTAAGAGCAACAACTGATGACCTTTATCTGGTTCACGATCGTCAGGTTGCCCCCTTTGACGGCGACCTGAATGACTACTACAAATGGCTGACCGATCAGAGCAAAGCAGAAAAACAGGAAGCTCAGGCAGACAGCCCGGCAAAGGACAGCAGCAACAGTGCCGCAGCCAGAAAAGAGCAAAAACGCCGTGAAGCAGAGTTCCGCAAACAGACCGCTCCGCTAAGGAAAAAGCTGGATAAGCTGGAAAAAAGCCTGGATGCACTAAATGTGACGCTGGCGGAAATTGAGCAACAATTAGCAGATACTTCTCTGTACCAGTCGGAAAACAAAGCTAAACTTAATCAGGTATTGGCTACTCAGGCCAGCTCAAAATCGGAGCTGGAAGAAGTAGAAATGGAATGGATGGAGATTCAGGAATCTCTTGAGCAGATGGAGTCTGAATTTACAGACAACAGCTAA